A genomic segment from Modestobacter roseus encodes:
- a CDS encoding ABC transporter permease yields MPVGRSWVAAAGRSAGRRAGEGVAVLLVVSLLTFGLLTVAAGDAATAIVLAREGTVTAGTVARVRAELGLDLPAPVRYLHGLTGLLTGDLGASARTGRDVAGEVATRLGPTITLATAGAVVAVVLGLGAGVLAAGTRRRVVRLPIRLGSLGLLSVPAFALAQLGVLLFALQWRLLPTQGIAGWPSLVLPAAVIGLPLAAVLAQVTEARLRSTLREPFVTTARARGTSPVRVLLATALPNAAAPLLVVVGDVVGSALAATVVAETAFGWPGIGDYLVRALQFRDWYPLQAAVLLVAVGAVSARGLAGSLAAVVDARAGVRS; encoded by the coding sequence ATGCCGGTGGGGCGCTCCTGGGTCGCGGCGGCCGGCCGGTCGGCCGGCCGCCGCGCCGGTGAGGGCGTCGCCGTCCTGCTCGTGGTGTCGCTGCTGACCTTCGGCCTGCTGACGGTGGCCGCCGGGGACGCCGCGACCGCCATCGTGCTCGCCCGCGAGGGCACGGTCACCGCCGGGACGGTGGCGCGGGTGCGGGCCGAGCTGGGCCTGGACCTGCCGGCGCCGGTCCGCTACCTGCACGGGCTCACCGGCCTGCTCACCGGTGACCTGGGCGCCTCGGCCCGCACCGGCCGGGACGTCGCGGGGGAGGTCGCCACCCGGCTCGGGCCGACGATCACCCTGGCCACCGCGGGCGCGGTCGTCGCCGTCGTGCTCGGGCTGGGCGCCGGGGTGCTGGCGGCGGGCACCCGGCGACGGGTGGTCCGGCTGCCGATCCGGCTGGGCTCCCTCGGGCTGCTGTCGGTGCCCGCCTTCGCCCTCGCCCAGCTCGGCGTGCTGCTGTTCGCCCTGCAGTGGCGGCTGCTGCCGACCCAGGGGATCGCCGGCTGGCCGTCGCTGGTGCTGCCCGCCGCGGTGATCGGCCTGCCGCTGGCCGCGGTGCTCGCCCAGGTCACCGAGGCGCGGCTGCGCAGCACGCTGCGCGAGCCGTTCGTGACCACCGCCCGGGCGCGCGGGACGTCGCCGGTCCGGGTGCTGCTGGCCACCGCGCTGCCCAACGCGGCCGCGCCGCTGCTGGTGGTGGTCGGGGACGTGGTGGGCAGCGCGCTGGCCGCCACCGTGGTCGCGGAGACCGCCTTCGGCTGGCCGGGGATCGGGGACTACCTGGTGCGGGCGCTGCAGTTCCGCGACTGGTACCCGCTGCAGGCGGCCGTGCTGCTCGTCGCCGTCGGTGCGGTCTCCGCCCGCGGGCTGGCGGGGTCGCTGGCCGCCGTCGTCGACGCCCGGGCGGGGGTGCGGTCGTGA
- the mrf gene encoding ribosome hibernation factor-recruiting GTPase MRF → MTAPRTSLVLVTGLSRELTARAATPLLDRPGTVVVHHDVSGLDGGVVVRTLREAGPHGVTEHVAAIELAHGCLSCTLRLDLLPLLRTLGRRPDVSRVVLELDPALEPEHLCWSIENVVLDDLPDDGGTETAGDSVQVTGVLAALDAGSWFDAATGEEAMADVGLAATADDERTLAQVAIGQVESADAVLVAGQPADAWSGARLTAVLDRLLPGVPRARLGAVHPDALLTALPRDARRGRVSSPHDPLLAGQPPLDEDAGVGLVRFAADRPFHPERLHDALDVLLDGVVRTRGRLWLATQHDRAVWLESAGGGLRVGDAGPWLDTLGDDAELWAQVDPQRAAAAALRWDPVFGDRDVQLVVLTHRQSPMAITTTLFAALLTDAELAAGPDLWATWPDPFGEWHEDPCEASTPTDLHVTDREEHP, encoded by the coding sequence ATGACCGCACCCCGCACCTCCCTGGTGCTCGTCACCGGCCTGTCCCGGGAGCTCACCGCCCGGGCCGCCACGCCACTGCTCGACCGGCCCGGCACCGTCGTCGTGCACCACGACGTCTCCGGCCTGGACGGCGGCGTCGTGGTCCGGACCCTGCGCGAGGCCGGGCCCCACGGCGTCACCGAGCACGTCGCCGCCATCGAGCTGGCCCACGGCTGCCTGTCCTGCACCCTCCGGCTGGACCTGCTGCCCCTGCTGCGCACGCTGGGCCGGCGTCCGGACGTGTCCCGCGTCGTGCTGGAGCTGGATCCCGCACTGGAGCCGGAGCACCTGTGCTGGTCGATCGAGAACGTCGTCCTCGACGACCTGCCGGACGACGGGGGGACGGAGACCGCGGGCGACTCGGTGCAGGTCACCGGCGTGCTCGCCGCGCTGGACGCGGGCAGCTGGTTCGACGCCGCCACCGGCGAGGAGGCCATGGCCGACGTCGGGCTGGCGGCCACCGCCGACGACGAGCGCACCCTGGCCCAGGTCGCGATCGGGCAGGTGGAGTCCGCCGACGCGGTGCTGGTGGCCGGCCAGCCGGCGGACGCGTGGTCCGGCGCCCGGCTGACCGCGGTGCTGGACCGGCTGCTGCCCGGGGTGCCCCGGGCCCGCCTGGGCGCCGTCCACCCCGACGCGCTGCTGACCGCGCTCCCCCGTGACGCCCGCCGCGGCCGGGTCTCCTCGCCGCACGACCCGCTGCTGGCCGGGCAGCCGCCGCTGGACGAGGACGCCGGCGTGGGCCTGGTGCGGTTCGCCGCCGACCGCCCGTTCCACCCCGAGCGGCTGCACGACGCCCTCGACGTGCTGCTCGACGGCGTCGTCCGCACCCGGGGCCGGCTCTGGCTGGCCACCCAGCACGACCGCGCGGTCTGGCTGGAGTCCGCCGGCGGCGGACTGCGGGTCGGGGACGCCGGCCCGTGGCTGGACACCCTCGGCGACGACGCGGAGCTGTGGGCGCAGGTCGACCCGCAGCGGGCGGCGGCCGCGGCGCTGCGCTGGGACCCGGTGTTCGGCGACCGCGACGTGCAGCTGGTCGTGCTGACCCACCGCCAGTCGCCGATGGCGATCACCACGACCCTCTTCGCCGCGCTGCTCACCGACGCCGAACTGGCCGCCGGCCCCGACCTGTGGGCCACCTGGCCGGACCCCTTCGGCGAGTGGCACGAGGACCCCTGCGAGGCCTCCACCCCCACGGATCTGCACGTCACCGACCGAGAGGAACACCCCTGA
- the rpsN gene encoding 30S ribosomal protein S14, translating to MAKKSMIAKDRQRREVVARYAERRAQLRDAVRTAATGEERAAAQAALQRLPRDASPTRLRNRDVADGRPRGHLRKFGLSRVRFRQMAHNGELPGITKSSW from the coding sequence ATGGCCAAGAAGTCCATGATCGCCAAGGACCGGCAGCGCCGGGAGGTCGTCGCGCGGTACGCCGAGCGGCGTGCCCAGCTGAGGGACGCCGTCCGCACGGCGGCCACCGGGGAGGAGCGCGCCGCGGCGCAGGCCGCCCTGCAGCGGTTGCCGCGCGACGCCAGCCCCACGCGGCTGCGCAACCGCGACGTCGCCGACGGCCGGCCGCGCGGTCACCTGCGGAAGTTCGGCCTGTCCCGGGTCCGTTTCCGGCAGATGGCGCACAACGGCGAGCTGCCCGGCATCACGAAGAGCTCCTGGTGA
- the rpmB gene encoding 50S ribosomal protein L28 — translation MATYCEVTGRRPAFGKTVSHSHRRTSRRVDPNLQSRRFFLPSENRWIRLTVSTKGIKTIDVQGIEAVVGRIRATDPDARRRLGAGRRDA, via the coding sequence GTGGCCACCTACTGCGAGGTGACCGGCCGCCGTCCTGCCTTCGGCAAGACCGTGAGCCACTCGCACCGGCGCACCAGCCGCCGCGTCGACCCGAACCTGCAGTCCAGGCGGTTCTTCCTGCCCAGCGAGAACCGCTGGATCCGGCTCACCGTCTCCACCAAGGGCATCAAGACCATCGACGTCCAGGGCATCGAGGCGGTCGTCGGGCGGATCCGGGCCACCGACCCCGATGCCCGCCGTCGGCTGGGTGCCGGGCGGAGGGACGCCTGA
- the rpsR gene encoding 30S ribosomal protein S18, which translates to MVKPARPRPRKKRELPEPFVWHDVQVLRSFISDRGKIRARRVTGLSPKQHRTVAAAIKSAREMALLPYPSKGR; encoded by the coding sequence CTGGTGAAGCCGGCCCGCCCCCGGCCGCGGAAGAAGCGGGAGCTGCCCGAGCCCTTCGTCTGGCACGACGTGCAGGTGCTGCGCTCGTTCATCTCCGACCGCGGCAAGATCCGCGCCCGCCGGGTCACCGGCCTGTCGCCGAAACAGCACCGCACGGTGGCGGCGGCGATCAAGAGCGCCCGCGAGATGGCGCTGCTGCCCTACCCGTCGAAGGGGCGGTGA
- the rpmG gene encoding 50S ribosomal protein L33, translating to MARGTDVRPIIKLTSTAGTGYTYVTRKNRRNDPDRLVLKKYDPRIRRHVDFREER from the coding sequence ATGGCCCGCGGCACCGACGTCCGCCCGATCATCAAGCTCACGTCCACCGCCGGCACCGGCTACACGTACGTGACCCGGAAGAACCGGCGCAACGACCCGGACCGGCTCGTGCTGAAGAAGTACGACCCGCGGATCCGCCGGCACGTCGACTTCCGCGAGGAGCGCTGA
- a CDS encoding ATP-binding cassette domain-containing protein produces MRAAPRAVPLAAAALLALVVLATLLGPLLSPWSPTATDLTAVRQRPSAEHWLGTDHLGRDELTRLLVAGRTSLGIVLLTVAIALPLGLALGLLAGWRGGWVDSLVLRASDVVVAVPALLVGVVLAGVLGGGVAGLVLALAGGGWAAYTRLVRMEVLMRRHGAVVQGLTLLGARPARVLGGHLLPAVAGPVLVLVGTDVAGLVLAVSTLSFLGLGVRPPAPEWGTMIVEARPYLASDPRLFLLPVLVLALVVLAVLVLVRHAQAWTTHGRSAVRAPAPRRSPSAPPAGAADGVLVVRGLTVELAGPAGRRRVVDGVDLGVGRGEVLALVGASGSGKTLTAAALLGLLPEGAGAVAGGSVRLAGRELVGTPERELRRVRGGQVALVPQDVGAALDPLRRIGPQVAAAARLHRGLDRAAAAAVARELLVWAGLPDVDRVLRARPAELSGGMRQRVLVAAALAGEPALLVADEPTSALDAGTAGQVLALLARARAERGTAVLLVSHDLGLVAAHADTVAVLDAGRVVESGPVREVLDAPAHPVTRALVAAGHTPVAGPTAASPGEPLLRVADVGVRYPAARGPALAGVSFTVPRGGGLGVVGESGSGKTTLARVLTGLHRPATGSVGLAGTRPVAGDGRAQLVFQDPATALDPRQQVGSALCEALRLAARRGVTARPDVPALLARVGLAPDLADRRPWQLSGGQQQRVAIARALAAGPDLLVLDEPVSALDAVVRAGVLDLLRSVRADGVALVVVSHDLAAVAALTDELLVLHRGAVVDHGPTPAVLAALAHTPDPARPDRGGAAPPTLEEIHP; encoded by the coding sequence GTGAGGGCAGCGCCCCGGGCCGTGCCGCTGGCCGCCGCCGCGCTGCTCGCGCTGGTCGTGCTCGCCACGCTGCTCGGGCCGCTGCTCAGCCCGTGGTCACCGACCGCCACCGACCTCACCGCCGTCCGGCAGCGTCCCTCGGCCGAACACTGGCTGGGCACCGACCACCTGGGCCGCGACGAGCTGACCCGGCTGCTGGTGGCCGGCCGCACCTCGCTGGGCATCGTGCTGCTGACGGTGGCGATCGCGCTGCCGCTCGGCCTTGCCCTGGGGCTGCTGGCCGGGTGGCGGGGCGGCTGGGTGGACTCGCTGGTGCTGCGGGCCAGCGACGTCGTCGTCGCGGTGCCGGCGCTGCTGGTCGGGGTCGTGCTCGCGGGGGTGCTCGGCGGGGGTGTCGCGGGCCTGGTGCTGGCGCTGGCCGGCGGCGGCTGGGCGGCCTACACCCGGCTGGTGCGGATGGAGGTGCTGATGCGCCGGCACGGCGCGGTGGTGCAGGGCCTCACGCTGCTGGGGGCGCGGCCGGCCCGGGTGCTGGGCGGTCACCTGCTGCCGGCGGTCGCCGGGCCGGTGCTGGTGCTGGTCGGCACCGACGTCGCCGGGCTGGTGCTGGCGGTGTCGACGCTGAGCTTCCTCGGCCTCGGGGTGCGGCCGCCGGCTCCCGAGTGGGGCACGATGATCGTCGAGGCCCGCCCCTACCTGGCCAGTGATCCGCGGCTGTTCCTGCTGCCGGTGCTGGTGCTCGCGCTGGTCGTGCTGGCGGTGCTCGTGCTCGTGCGGCACGCCCAGGCCTGGACGACGCACGGCCGGTCGGCGGTTCGTGCGCCGGCACCGCGCCGGTCGCCGTCCGCACCGCCGGCCGGGGCTGCCGACGGTGTGCTCGTGGTGCGCGGGCTGACCGTGGAGCTGGCCGGGCCGGCGGGCCGGCGCCGGGTGGTCGACGGCGTGGACCTCGGCGTCGGCCGGGGCGAGGTGCTGGCGCTGGTGGGCGCGAGCGGGTCGGGCAAGACGCTGACCGCGGCGGCGCTGCTCGGCCTGCTGCCCGAGGGCGCCGGGGCGGTGGCCGGGGGGTCGGTGCGGCTGGCCGGGCGCGAGCTGGTCGGGACGCCGGAGCGGGAGCTGCGGCGGGTGCGGGGCGGGCAGGTGGCGCTGGTGCCGCAGGACGTCGGCGCCGCGCTGGACCCGCTGCGCCGGATCGGGCCGCAGGTGGCCGCGGCCGCCCGGCTGCACCGCGGACTCGACCGGGCCGCGGCCGCGGCGGTGGCCCGGGAGCTGCTCGTGTGGGCCGGGCTGCCCGACGTGGACCGGGTGCTGCGCGCCCGGCCGGCAGAGCTGTCCGGGGGCATGCGGCAGCGGGTGCTGGTCGCCGCGGCACTCGCCGGCGAGCCGGCGCTGCTGGTGGCCGACGAGCCGACCAGCGCGCTGGACGCCGGCACCGCCGGGCAGGTGCTGGCGCTGCTGGCCCGGGCGCGGGCCGAGCGCGGCACCGCCGTGCTGCTGGTCAGCCACGACCTGGGCCTGGTGGCCGCGCACGCCGACACGGTGGCGGTGCTGGACGCCGGGCGGGTCGTGGAGTCCGGGCCGGTGCGCGAGGTGCTGGACGCGCCGGCGCACCCGGTCACCCGCGCGCTGGTCGCCGCCGGCCACACCCCGGTCGCCGGACCCACCGCGGCGTCCCCGGGGGAGCCGCTGCTCCGCGTCGCGGACGTCGGCGTCCGGTACCCGGCCGCCCGCGGCCCGGCGCTCGCGGGGGTGTCGTTCACCGTGCCCCGCGGCGGCGGGCTGGGCGTGGTGGGGGAGTCCGGCAGCGGCAAGACGACCCTCGCCCGGGTGCTCACCGGGCTGCACCGGCCCGCCACCGGCAGCGTCGGGCTGGCCGGCACCCGCCCCGTCGCGGGGGACGGCCGCGCCCAGCTGGTGTTCCAGGACCCGGCGACCGCGCTGGACCCCCGCCAGCAGGTCGGCTCGGCGCTGTGCGAGGCGCTGCGGCTCGCCGCCCGGCGCGGGGTGACCGCCCGCCCCGACGTGCCGGCCCTGCTGGCCCGCGTCGGCCTGGCGCCGGACCTCGCCGACCGGCGCCCCTGGCAGCTGTCGGGCGGGCAGCAGCAGCGCGTGGCCATCGCCCGCGCCCTGGCCGCCGGCCCCGACCTGCTGGTGCTCGACGAACCGGTCAGCGCGCTGGACGCCGTCGTCCGCGCCGGCGTGCTCGACCTGCTGCGCAGCGTCCGGGCCGACGGCGTCGCGCTGGTCGTCGTCTCGCACGACCTCGCCGCGGTCGCCGCGCTCACCGACGAGCTGCTCGTGCTGCACCGGGGAGCCGTGGTCGACCACGGCCCCACGCCCGCCGTCCTCGCGGCGCTGGCGCACACCCCTGACCCTGCCCGCCCCGACCGGGGCGGCGCAGCACCACCCACCCTGGAGGAGATCCACCCGTGA
- a CDS encoding type B 50S ribosomal protein L31: MKDGIHPGYRTVVFRDTASGATYRTRSTVGSDQTIELDGETLPVVNVEISAASHPFWTGNQRVLDTAGRVERFNQRYGARARGARREG; encoded by the coding sequence ATGAAGGACGGGATCCACCCCGGGTACCGCACGGTCGTCTTCCGGGACACCGCCAGCGGGGCGACCTACCGCACCCGCTCCACCGTCGGCAGCGACCAGACCATCGAGCTGGACGGCGAGACGCTGCCCGTGGTCAACGTCGAGATCAGTGCTGCCTCCCACCCGTTCTGGACCGGCAACCAGCGGGTGCTGGACACGGCCGGCCGGGTCGAGCGGTTCAACCAGCGCTACGGCGCCCGGGCGCGCGGCGCCCGCCGGGAGGGCTGA
- a CDS encoding class I SAM-dependent methyltransferase — protein sequence MTDQLTTTDWRRLLHDWDRQQSGYLRHREERFTAALDALDELVGDRLAAGGTVLDLACGPGSFGARVLERFPAASVVAVDMDPVLVAVGAGALGDADGRLRWVDADLRDPGWPQRLPVTQVDAVVSSTALHWLSAAQLAATYRRVAALLPAGGVLANADNMAHGLGQPALTRLSEAAERRRAEQAFGADGVPDWDAWWSAALAAPELAGAVAERERRNAAERGPEDHEPGTRLTSLRMHEAALAEAGFSEIGTVWQDHDDRVLLAVR from the coding sequence GTGACCGACCAGCTCACCACCACCGACTGGCGCCGGCTGCTGCACGACTGGGACCGCCAGCAGAGCGGCTACCTGCGCCACCGCGAGGAGCGGTTCACCGCCGCGCTGGACGCGCTCGACGAGCTGGTCGGCGACCGGCTCGCCGCCGGCGGCACCGTGCTCGACCTGGCCTGCGGGCCGGGCTCGTTCGGCGCCCGGGTGCTCGAGCGGTTCCCGGCCGCCTCCGTCGTCGCCGTCGACATGGACCCGGTCCTGGTCGCCGTCGGGGCCGGCGCCCTCGGCGACGCCGACGGGCGGCTGCGCTGGGTCGACGCCGACCTGCGCGACCCGGGCTGGCCGCAGCGCCTGCCGGTCACCCAGGTGGACGCCGTGGTCAGCTCCACCGCGCTGCACTGGCTGTCCGCCGCGCAGCTGGCCGCCACCTACCGGCGGGTCGCCGCGCTGCTGCCGGCCGGCGGGGTGCTGGCCAACGCCGACAACATGGCCCACGGCCTCGGGCAGCCCGCGCTGACCCGGCTCTCCGAGGCGGCCGAGCGGCGCCGGGCGGAGCAGGCGTTCGGCGCCGACGGCGTGCCGGACTGGGACGCCTGGTGGTCCGCCGCACTGGCCGCGCCCGAGCTGGCCGGCGCGGTCGCGGAGCGGGAGCGCCGCAACGCCGCCGAGCGCGGGCCCGAGGACCACGAGCCCGGGACCCGGCTGACCAGCCTGCGGATGCACGAGGCAGCGCTCGCCGAGGCCGGCTTCAGCGAGATCGGCACGGTCTGGCAGGACCACGACGACCGGGTGCTGCTCGCCGTCCGCTGA
- a CDS encoding ABC transporter substrate-binding protein: MSSSRSRPWAVLTAGALALALAGCGLDGGDADAGEASGDAQVLRVALADPEASLSVQDYTTSSFTVLDQVFEPLVRYTADGDFAPALAESWEISDDGLTMTFALRPGVTFTDGTPFDADVARADLLRWVEDPDNGFLGLTGVTESIEATDDTTITWRLSQPYHPALNELALTRPVRFTSPAAAEGEPVGTGPYQVESLDEQRIVLVPNDDWWGGTPSPDRLEFAVIPDAAARVAALQADEVDVIGGEYTAPLALEEAAALEATDGVQVLTAESTTNLLLTVNADTGNPALADPAVRRAMDLALDRPGIAEGLFEGRATAATTVFPANVPYGPDPEPAGAADTAAAEELLDQAGWTGEGVRSKDGVPLQLDLVLDPGLLPQATALSQVVADQLGAVGIGVTIDRLDSTAYGTAVSARDFDLRFYATYGAPYDPYSTLTANFRSVQEGHLFASPELDEQIPVALAAADEESRQAAFDAIWTTLAEQTAAVPLVQLPRQWAVRDTVRGFELGATEYDLPLTDVTVTG; this comes from the coding sequence ATGTCCTCGTCCCGGTCCCGCCCCTGGGCCGTCCTCACCGCCGGAGCCTTGGCGCTCGCGCTCGCCGGCTGCGGCCTCGACGGCGGCGACGCCGACGCCGGCGAGGCCAGCGGCGACGCGCAGGTGCTCCGGGTGGCGCTCGCCGACCCGGAGGCGTCGCTGTCGGTGCAGGACTACACGACCTCGTCCTTCACCGTGCTGGACCAGGTCTTCGAGCCGCTGGTCCGCTACACCGCCGACGGCGACTTCGCCCCGGCGCTGGCCGAGTCCTGGGAGATCAGCGACGACGGCCTGACCATGACCTTCGCGCTGCGGCCGGGCGTCACCTTCACCGACGGCACCCCGTTCGACGCCGACGTCGCCCGTGCTGACCTGCTCCGCTGGGTGGAGGACCCGGACAACGGCTTCCTGGGGCTGACCGGCGTCACCGAGTCGATCGAGGCCACCGACGACACCACGATCACCTGGCGGCTGAGCCAGCCCTACCACCCCGCACTCAACGAGCTGGCGCTCACCCGGCCGGTGCGGTTCACCAGCCCGGCGGCCGCCGAGGGTGAACCGGTCGGCACCGGCCCGTACCAGGTCGAGTCGCTGGACGAGCAGCGGATCGTCCTGGTGCCCAACGACGACTGGTGGGGCGGCACGCCGTCGCCGGACCGGCTGGAGTTCGCCGTCATCCCCGACGCCGCCGCCCGGGTCGCCGCACTGCAGGCCGACGAGGTCGACGTGATCGGCGGGGAGTACACCGCGCCGCTCGCGCTGGAGGAGGCCGCCGCGCTGGAGGCCACCGACGGGGTGCAGGTGCTGACCGCCGAGTCCACCACCAACCTGCTGCTGACGGTCAACGCCGACACCGGCAACCCCGCGCTCGCCGACCCGGCGGTGCGGCGGGCGATGGACCTCGCGCTCGACCGGCCGGGCATCGCCGAGGGGCTGTTCGAGGGCCGGGCCACGGCGGCCACCACCGTCTTCCCGGCGAACGTCCCCTACGGCCCCGACCCCGAGCCGGCGGGTGCTGCCGACACCGCGGCTGCGGAGGAGCTGCTGGACCAGGCGGGCTGGACCGGCGAGGGGGTGCGCAGCAAGGACGGCGTCCCGCTGCAGCTGGACCTGGTCCTCGACCCCGGGCTGCTGCCACAGGCGACGGCGCTGAGCCAGGTCGTCGCCGACCAGCTGGGCGCGGTCGGCATCGGCGTGACGATCGACCGGCTGGACAGCACCGCCTACGGCACCGCGGTGTCCGCGCGCGACTTCGACCTGCGCTTCTACGCCACCTACGGGGCGCCCTACGACCCCTACAGCACGCTGACGGCGAACTTCCGCAGCGTGCAGGAAGGGCACCTGTTCGCCTCCCCGGAGCTCGACGAGCAGATCCCGGTGGCGCTGGCCGCGGCTGACGAGGAGAGCCGGCAGGCGGCGTTCGACGCGATCTGGACGACGCTGGCGGAGCAGACCGCCGCCGTCCCGCTGGTGCAGCTGCCCCGGCAGTGGGCGGTGCGCGACACGGTGCGGGGGTTCGAGCTCGGCGCCACCGAGTACGACCTGCCGCTGACCGACGTGACCGTCACCGGCTGA
- a CDS encoding NADP-dependent succinic semialdehyde dehydrogenase: MAIATTDPTTGQTLRTFDPLTDEQLEEALARAAAAARSYRLTPVEDRVRWLRAAADALDADTDDVAELMTTEMGKTLTAAKAEIGKCAAALRWYAEHGPTLLEPEPKDAGAVGAEQAYVTYQPIGVVLAVMPWNFPLWQAMRFAAPALMAGNVGLLKHASNVPQTALYLAELFRKAGFPDDVFQTLLIGSGTIERVLRDDRVAAATLTGSAPAGQSVAAIAGDVLKKTVLELGGADPFIVMPSADLDRAADVAVTARCQNNGQSCIAAKRFFVHRDVAEEFTRLFAEKLAALPVGDPRDPATKVGPLATESGRDDVEAYVADAVEKGATVVVGGQRPDRPGWFYPPTLLTGITPEMRVYDEEVFGPVAALFTVDSLGEAIEIANGHPYGLGSNLWSEDEGERAEFVRDIAAGMAFVNGMTTSYPELPFGGVKQSGYGRELTELGMREFMNAKTVWVGPRSDQQSSGDTATASE, encoded by the coding sequence ATGGCCATCGCCACCACCGACCCGACCACCGGGCAGACGCTGAGGACCTTCGACCCGCTCACCGACGAGCAGCTGGAGGAGGCGCTGGCCCGGGCCGCGGCGGCGGCGCGCAGCTACCGGCTGACCCCGGTCGAGGACCGGGTGCGCTGGCTGCGCGCGGCGGCCGACGCCCTGGACGCCGACACCGACGACGTCGCCGAGCTGATGACCACCGAGATGGGCAAGACGCTCACGGCGGCGAAGGCCGAGATCGGCAAGTGCGCCGCCGCGCTGCGCTGGTACGCCGAGCACGGCCCCACCCTGCTGGAGCCGGAGCCCAAGGACGCCGGTGCGGTCGGTGCCGAGCAGGCCTACGTCACGTACCAGCCGATCGGCGTGGTGCTGGCCGTCATGCCGTGGAACTTCCCGCTGTGGCAGGCGATGCGCTTCGCCGCCCCGGCGCTGATGGCCGGCAACGTCGGCCTGCTCAAGCACGCCAGCAACGTGCCGCAGACCGCGCTGTACCTGGCCGAGCTCTTCCGCAAGGCGGGCTTCCCGGACGACGTGTTCCAGACCCTGCTCATCGGGTCGGGCACCATCGAGCGGGTGCTGCGCGACGACCGGGTCGCCGCGGCCACCCTCACCGGCAGCGCCCCCGCCGGGCAGTCGGTGGCCGCGATCGCCGGTGACGTGCTGAAGAAGACGGTGCTGGAGCTCGGCGGCGCCGACCCGTTCATCGTGATGCCCTCGGCCGACCTGGACCGGGCCGCCGACGTCGCGGTCACCGCGCGCTGCCAGAACAACGGGCAGAGCTGCATCGCGGCCAAGCGGTTCTTCGTGCACCGCGACGTCGCCGAGGAGTTCACCCGGCTGTTCGCCGAGAAGCTCGCCGCGCTGCCGGTCGGTGACCCGCGCGACCCGGCGACGAAGGTCGGGCCGCTGGCCACCGAGTCCGGCCGGGACGACGTCGAGGCCTACGTCGCCGACGCGGTCGAGAAGGGGGCCACCGTCGTCGTCGGCGGCCAGCGCCCGGACCGGCCCGGCTGGTTCTACCCGCCGACGCTGCTGACCGGCATCACCCCGGAGATGCGGGTCTACGACGAGGAGGTGTTCGGCCCGGTGGCCGCGCTGTTCACCGTCGACAGCCTGGGCGAGGCGATCGAGATCGCCAACGGCCACCCCTACGGACTGGGCTCCAACCTGTGGAGCGAGGACGAGGGCGAGCGGGCGGAGTTCGTCCGGGACATCGCCGCGGGCATGGCGTTCGTCAACGGGATGACCACCAGCTACCCGGAGCTGCCCTTCGGCGGGGTGAAGCAGAGCGGCTACGGCCGGGAGCTCACCGAGCTGGGCATGCGGGAGTTCATGAACGCCAAGACCGTCTGGGTCGGGCCGCGCAGCGACCAGCAGTCCTCGGGCGACACCGCCACCGCCTCGGAGTAG